In Chelonoidis abingdonii isolate Lonesome George unplaced genomic scaffold, CheloAbing_2.0 scaffold1960, whole genome shotgun sequence, a single genomic region encodes these proteins:
- the LOC116814631 gene encoding histone-lysine N-methyltransferase EHMT2-like, producing MGWGVRALQTIPQGTFICEYVGELISDAEADVREDDSYLFDLDNKDGEVYCIDARYYGNVSRFINHLCEPNIIPVRVFMLHQDLRFPRIAFFSSRDI from the exons GAGCCCTTCAAACCATCCCCCAAGGGACCTTCATCTGCGA GTACGTGGGGGAGCTGATCTCGGACGCAGAGGCCGATGTACGGGAAGATGACTCGTATCTCTTTGACCTGGACAACAAG gATGGCGAGGTGTACTGCATCGACGCCCGTTACTACGGCAACGTGAGCCGGTTCATCAACCACCTGTGCGAGCCCAACATCATCCCAGTGCGGGTGTTCATGCTGCACCAGGACCTGCGTTTCCCCCGCATTGCCTTCTTCAGCAGCCGCGACATC